Proteins co-encoded in one Bacillus kexueae genomic window:
- a CDS encoding YuzB family protein encodes MKPIIEFCISNLANGAQAALEKLERDPNLDIVEYGCLGYCGKCFEGLYALVNGEVVMGENPDQLVDNIYQFLEENPMF; translated from the coding sequence GTGAAACCAATCATTGAATTTTGCATAAGCAATTTAGCGAACGGGGCTCAAGCAGCTTTAGAAAAGCTTGAAAGAGACCCGAATTTAGATATTGTTGAATATGGTTGTCTAGGTTATTGTGGGAAATGCTTTGAAGGATTATACGCACTTGTTAATGGTGAAGTTGTCATGGGAGAAAATCCTGATCAACTTGTGGATAATATTTATCAATTTTTAGAAGAAAATCCGATGTTCTAA
- the dapF gene encoding diaminopimelate epimerase, whose translation MNQFQFTKMHGLGNNYIYINMFEEHIEEDRLSSLAVEVSNVHTGIGSDGMILICPSEVAPVKMRIFNNDGSEGKNCGNGLRCVAKYAYEHKLVTDTTFQIETLSGLVEAEVHVEGDTVQSVTIDMGEPMLMKQLIPMQGEANTKTIDEEMEFNGETYRVTTVSMGNPHIIFYVDDIKSAPVTTLGPIVEKDPRFPEGVNVEFVEVVNERELHFRVWERGSGVTQACGTGACAAVVSSVLNGHIQKGTDTTVHLAGGDLVIQWDLANRVWMTGPADTICTGTYFYR comes from the coding sequence ATGAATCAATTTCAGTTTACGAAAATGCACGGGCTTGGGAATAACTACATTTACATCAATATGTTTGAAGAACATATTGAAGAAGACAGATTGTCTTCATTAGCCGTTGAAGTATCAAATGTTCATACGGGAATCGGTTCAGATGGAATGATATTAATTTGTCCTTCAGAAGTAGCTCCCGTAAAGATGCGTATCTTTAATAATGATGGATCGGAAGGTAAAAATTGTGGAAATGGCTTACGCTGTGTTGCGAAGTATGCATACGAACATAAACTAGTAACAGACACAACGTTTCAAATTGAGACGTTATCTGGGTTGGTAGAAGCTGAAGTCCATGTAGAAGGAGATACGGTTCAATCAGTCACGATTGATATGGGAGAGCCGATGCTAATGAAACAGCTTATTCCAATGCAAGGAGAAGCTAATACGAAAACGATAGACGAAGAAATGGAGTTCAATGGGGAAACGTATCGTGTGACGACAGTCTCTATGGGGAATCCACATATCATTTTTTATGTAGATGATATTAAATCTGCTCCTGTTACGACCCTTGGGCCGATTGTTGAAAAAGACCCTCGCTTTCCTGAAGGAGTTAATGTCGAATTTGTTGAGGTTGTGAACGAACGTGAACTTCATTTTCGCGTTTGGGAGCGAGGATCGGGTGTGACACAGGCATGTGGTACAGGAGCCTGTGCAGCAGTTGTTTCTTCCGTATTAAATGGGCACATTCAAAAAGGAACAGATACGACCGTCCATTTAGCTGGTGGTGACCTAGTTATTCAGTGGGATCTTGCTAATCGAGTATGGATGACAGGACCAGCTGATACCATTTGCACAGGAACTTATTTTTACCGATAA
- the thrB gene encoding homoserine kinase, with protein sequence MFVIKVPGSTANLGPGFDSIGLALNRYLTLTVSSSDEWCFEPTSKEVQEIPKGKDNLIYLVANEVAERYNMTLPPCYVKVDSAIPMARGLGSSAAAIVAGVELANQLLKLNLSQEDKIKMASMKEGHPDNACASLLGGLVVGVLHNQHTFVNKLENVDVDVVAVIPPYYVYTSDSRGVLPATLPYENAIEGSAISNVVVANLCMNNWGIVGELMEKDVFHEPYRAKLVPELQKVRQLAKEFGAYGTVLSGAGPTILSFVPKGLGEFVAVKLEAFFPHCEVSSLSVDLKGVEVERQFVGCE encoded by the coding sequence ATGTTCGTCATTAAAGTACCAGGAAGTACAGCAAACTTAGGCCCTGGTTTTGATTCAATTGGTCTTGCTTTAAATCGATACTTAACGCTAACGGTTTCATCCTCTGATGAATGGTGTTTTGAACCAACTTCCAAAGAGGTTCAAGAGATTCCAAAGGGAAAAGACAATTTAATTTATTTAGTGGCTAATGAAGTTGCAGAACGTTATAACATGACACTTCCTCCTTGTTATGTAAAAGTTGACAGTGCCATCCCAATGGCTAGGGGATTAGGGAGTAGTGCAGCAGCCATCGTAGCTGGTGTGGAATTAGCGAATCAGCTTTTAAAGTTAAATCTTTCGCAAGAAGACAAAATTAAAATGGCAAGCATGAAAGAGGGTCATCCAGATAACGCCTGTGCCTCATTATTAGGTGGATTGGTTGTTGGGGTTCTCCATAATCAACATACTTTCGTAAATAAGCTAGAGAATGTGGACGTGGATGTGGTAGCGGTCATTCCTCCTTATTATGTATACACAAGTGATTCAAGAGGAGTGTTACCAGCGACATTACCTTATGAGAATGCAATCGAAGGAAGTGCTATTAGTAATGTCGTTGTAGCAAATTTATGCATGAACAATTGGGGAATTGTTGGAGAGCTTATGGAAAAGGATGTATTTCATGAACCTTACCGAGCAAAACTTGTTCCTGAATTGCAAAAGGTTCGTCAATTGGCGAAGGAATTTGGTGCATACGGAACAGTGTTAAGTGGGGCTGGTCCAACTATTTTAAGCTTTGTGCCGAAAGGACTGGGAGAATTTGTTGCTGTAAAGTTAGAAGCCTTTTTTCCTCACTGTGAAGTTTCATCTCTATCAGTTGATTTAAAGGGGGTTGAAGTTGAGCGGCAATTTGTTGGGTGTGAGTAA
- a CDS encoding NAD(P)/FAD-dependent oxidoreductase: protein MNKPKVVVLGAGYGGLMTVTRLQKMVGVNEADITLVNKHDYHYETTWLHEASAGTLHHDRCRYQIKDVIDTSRVNFVQDTVKTINREEKKVVLENGELEYDYLVVALGAHPETFGIQGLKEYAFTISNINSARQIREHIEYQFATYNTEEVKDDTRLSIVVGGAGFTGIEFLGELANRVPELCREYDIDHKKVRIICVEAAPTALPGFDPELVEYAVDHLQRKGVEFKIGTMIKECTESGIVVAKDDNVEEIKAGTVIWAAGVRGNSIVEESGFEAMRGRVKVEKDLRAPGHEEVFIIGDCSLIINEETDRPYPPTAQIAMQQGEVCAKNLATLIRGNGEMVEFKPDIKGTVASLGEHDAVGVAFGKKMVGSKASFMKKMIDNRALYMVGGPSLVMKKGKFKLF, encoded by the coding sequence GTGAATAAACCTAAAGTTGTTGTACTTGGCGCAGGTTACGGTGGACTTATGACTGTAACTCGTCTTCAAAAAATGGTCGGTGTTAATGAAGCTGACATTACATTAGTGAATAAGCATGATTACCATTATGAAACAACATGGTTACATGAAGCTTCAGCTGGTACATTACACCACGATCGTTGTCGTTATCAAATTAAAGATGTTATTGATACAAGCCGTGTAAACTTTGTGCAAGATACGGTTAAAACGATTAATCGTGAAGAGAAGAAAGTAGTTCTTGAAAACGGTGAGTTAGAGTACGATTACTTAGTAGTAGCATTAGGTGCACATCCTGAGACGTTCGGTATTCAGGGCTTGAAAGAATACGCTTTCACTATTTCTAATATCAACTCTGCTCGTCAAATTCGTGAGCATATTGAATATCAATTCGCTACTTACAACACTGAAGAAGTTAAAGACGATACTCGTTTATCAATTGTTGTAGGTGGAGCTGGATTCACTGGAATCGAATTCTTAGGAGAATTAGCAAACCGAGTTCCAGAGCTTTGCCGTGAGTACGATATTGACCATAAGAAAGTACGTATCATCTGCGTGGAAGCAGCTCCTACTGCGTTACCAGGATTTGATCCAGAATTAGTAGAGTATGCTGTTGATCACTTACAACGTAAAGGCGTAGAGTTCAAAATTGGTACAATGATTAAAGAGTGTACAGAGAGCGGAATCGTTGTTGCGAAAGACGATAACGTTGAAGAAATTAAAGCAGGTACTGTAATTTGGGCTGCGGGTGTTCGTGGAAACAGCATTGTTGAAGAATCTGGATTTGAAGCTATGCGCGGTCGCGTAAAAGTTGAAAAAGACTTACGTGCTCCAGGTCATGAAGAAGTATTCATCATTGGTGACTGTTCATTAATTATTAATGAAGAAACAGATCGTCCATATCCACCAACTGCACAAATCGCAATGCAACAAGGTGAAGTTTGTGCGAAGAACTTAGCGACGTTAATTCGTGGAAATGGTGAAATGGTTGAGTTTAAGCCAGACATTAAAGGTACGGTTGCATCTCTTGGTGAGCATGATGCTGTAGGGGTTGCTTTCGGTAAGAAAATGGTAGGTTCGAAAGCATCATTCATGAAGAAAATGATTGATAACCGTGCATTATACATGGTTGGCGGTCCTTCACTTGTGATGAAAAAAGGTAAATTCAAATTATTCTAA
- the thrC gene encoding threonine synthase, whose protein sequence is MRRWEGLIKQYENYLPVTEHTPRLTLNEGNTPLIYLDKLSEQLGIELYVKTEGANPTGSFKDRGMVMAVAKAKEEGSTTIMCASTGNTSAAAAAYAARANMRSIIVIPNGKIAFGKLAQAVMYGAEIYAIDGNFDDALKMVREICEEMPITLVNSVNPYRIEGQKTAAFEICDQLGTAPDVLAIPVGNAGNITAYWKGFKEYHEHHQTGLPKMHGFEAEGAAAIVKGFPIEQPETIATAIRIGNPASWKFAENAAKESNGKIDFVTDEEIIQAYQLIAKTEGVFAEPASCASIAGIQKDIQNGQIQKGSKVVAVLTGNGLKDPNTAIDVSSIEPIVLPNEKQAVLNHLKRVVSV, encoded by the coding sequence ATGAGAAGATGGGAAGGGTTAATCAAGCAATATGAAAACTATTTACCTGTCACCGAACATACACCAAGGTTAACATTAAATGAGGGGAATACACCCCTTATTTATTTAGATAAGTTATCTGAGCAATTGGGGATTGAATTGTACGTGAAAACAGAGGGGGCGAACCCGACTGGCTCCTTTAAAGATCGCGGAATGGTGATGGCAGTGGCAAAGGCAAAAGAAGAAGGAAGTACAACGATTATGTGTGCATCTACAGGGAATACATCAGCTGCTGCTGCAGCTTATGCCGCACGCGCTAATATGCGAAGTATTATTGTCATCCCGAATGGCAAAATCGCTTTTGGAAAGTTAGCACAAGCTGTGATGTATGGGGCGGAAATTTATGCGATAGATGGAAATTTTGACGACGCCTTAAAAATGGTCCGTGAGATTTGTGAAGAAATGCCGATTACCCTCGTGAATTCAGTCAATCCGTACCGAATTGAAGGTCAGAAAACGGCGGCATTTGAAATATGTGATCAATTAGGCACAGCGCCAGATGTGTTAGCGATTCCTGTCGGGAATGCTGGGAATATTACGGCATATTGGAAAGGGTTTAAAGAATATCACGAGCATCATCAAACGGGTTTACCGAAAATGCACGGTTTTGAAGCAGAAGGGGCGGCTGCTATTGTAAAAGGATTTCCTATTGAACAGCCCGAAACGATTGCGACAGCCATTCGCATTGGAAACCCTGCAAGTTGGAAGTTCGCTGAGAACGCAGCGAAGGAATCCAATGGAAAAATCGATTTCGTAACAGATGAAGAAATTATTCAAGCCTATCAGTTAATCGCCAAAACGGAGGGAGTATTTGCAGAACCTGCATCTTGTGCGTCTATTGCTGGAATTCAAAAAGATATTCAAAATGGTCAAATTCAAAAGGGAAGTAAGGTCGTAGCTGTTCTGACAGGAAACGGGTTAAAAGATCCAAACACAGCCATAGATGTTTCATCTATCGAACCCATTGTACTTCCTAATGAGAAGCAAGCCGTGTTAAATCATCTAAAAAGGGTTGTATCGGTATGA
- a CDS encoding YuiB family protein — translation MLSLPVLLISMVLFLVLFFGIGFLLNMLLRMSWIMAIIYPLVCVFIIDEVRFIQYFQEPGASFQALGNKITSLAVADLLILSSGLVGAILSGIVIKMLRNRGYQMF, via the coding sequence ATGTTAAGTTTACCTGTATTACTGATTTCAATGGTTTTATTTTTAGTTCTCTTCTTTGGGATTGGCTTTTTGTTAAATATGCTTCTTCGAATGTCATGGATTATGGCTATAATCTATCCTCTTGTATGTGTTTTTATTATCGACGAAGTTCGGTTTATTCAATATTTTCAGGAGCCCGGTGCTTCATTTCAAGCGCTAGGTAACAAAATTACTTCGTTGGCTGTAGCGGACTTATTAATCTTAAGTAGCGGATTAGTTGGAGCCATTTTATCAGGAATCGTTATTAAGATGCTTCGTAATCGCGGATATCAAATGTTTTAA
- a CDS encoding NUDIX domain-containing protein, with product MGKKRGNVWLAVSGIVENSQGEWLVVKKNYGGLKGKWSFPAGFVDEGETVEEAVIREVKEETGIDAIVNGVIGVRSGVLKKEISDNMIIFHLQAITDTIVIEENEVNEVKFFSPQELLKDPASSLLLIEFARRKELAPLHKESNLNPGDHFGYRSYTLFL from the coding sequence ATGGGAAAAAAGCGTGGAAATGTATGGTTGGCTGTCTCAGGAATAGTTGAAAATAGTCAAGGTGAATGGCTTGTTGTCAAAAAGAATTATGGAGGACTAAAAGGGAAATGGTCATTCCCTGCTGGATTTGTGGATGAAGGAGAGACGGTAGAAGAAGCAGTAATACGGGAAGTTAAAGAAGAGACAGGGATAGATGCAATCGTCAATGGTGTCATCGGGGTGCGTTCTGGTGTGTTAAAAAAAGAGATAAGCGATAATATGATTATTTTTCACTTACAAGCAATAACTGATACCATCGTCATCGAGGAGAATGAAGTTAATGAAGTGAAGTTCTTTTCTCCACAGGAGTTATTGAAAGACCCAGCATCCTCGTTGTTGCTCATAGAATTTGCTAGAAGAAAAGAGCTAGCGCCGTTACATAAAGAATCCAATTTAAATCCTGGAGACCACTTTGGTTACCGTTCATACACATTGTTTTTGTAA
- a CDS encoding homoserine dehydrogenase: protein MESISVGLLGLGTVGSGVVKIIEDHQDKLMHIVGCPVHIKKVAVQDKQKQRQVDVHPDRLTTNPADVIEDPEIDVIIEVMGGIERTKEYLFEALKRKKHVVTANKDLMAVYGTELLKTATENGCDLFYEASVAGGIPILRSLVDGLASDRITKMMGIVNGTTNFILTKMTKYNSAYEEVLKEAQALGYAEADPTADVEGLDAARKMAILARLGFSMEVDLEDVSVKGISSVTEEDINYSKRLGYTMKLIGIADRTDEKVEVSVQPTLLPDSHPLASVHDEFNAVYVYGEAVGETMFYGPGAGSLPTATAVVSDLVGVLKNMRLEVNGRSAVSPQFEKQIKTPEEIFAQYFLRIHVRDEVGAFSQITSLFSNRGVSFEKILQLPLKKDGLAEIVIVTHKGSKKDFQEILSQLSELSVVKEVKSTYRVEGNGLG, encoded by the coding sequence ATGGAATCAATTTCGGTAGGTTTATTAGGTTTAGGTACGGTTGGTAGCGGTGTTGTGAAAATTATTGAGGATCATCAAGATAAGTTAATGCATATTGTCGGCTGTCCTGTACATATCAAAAAGGTGGCTGTTCAAGATAAACAAAAGCAAAGACAAGTAGATGTGCATCCAGATCGATTAACAACTAATCCTGCAGATGTAATCGAAGACCCCGAAATCGATGTCATCATTGAAGTCATGGGGGGGATTGAACGAACGAAGGAATATTTGTTTGAAGCACTGAAACGCAAAAAGCATGTTGTAACAGCGAATAAAGATTTAATGGCTGTTTATGGTACAGAACTACTGAAAACAGCAACAGAGAATGGCTGTGACCTATTTTATGAAGCGAGTGTGGCCGGAGGAATTCCAATTTTACGTTCGTTAGTCGATGGCTTAGCCTCTGATCGAATTACGAAGATGATGGGAATTGTCAATGGTACAACAAACTTCATTTTAACAAAAATGACGAAATATAATAGCGCTTATGAAGAAGTATTAAAAGAAGCACAAGCGTTAGGGTATGCTGAAGCAGATCCAACTGCGGATGTTGAAGGACTTGACGCAGCAAGGAAAATGGCAATTTTAGCACGACTTGGATTTTCGATGGAAGTGGATTTAGAGGATGTCTCCGTAAAAGGAATTTCCAGTGTTACAGAAGAAGATATTAATTACAGTAAACGCTTAGGCTATACGATGAAATTAATTGGTATTGCAGACAGAACGGATGAAAAAGTCGAAGTGAGCGTCCAGCCTACATTATTACCAGACAGTCATCCACTTGCTTCTGTTCATGACGAATTCAATGCAGTTTACGTATACGGTGAGGCTGTTGGTGAGACGATGTTTTACGGTCCAGGGGCCGGAAGTTTACCGACAGCAACTGCGGTTGTTTCCGATTTAGTTGGGGTATTAAAGAATATGAGACTAGAAGTAAACGGAAGAAGCGCTGTTTCTCCTCAATTTGAGAAACAAATAAAGACTCCAGAAGAGATTTTTGCTCAATATTTCTTGCGAATCCATGTACGAGATGAAGTTGGCGCATTTTCACAAATTACATCTTTATTCTCAAATCGCGGTGTAAGCTTCGAGAAAATTTTACAGCTCCCGTTGAAAAAAGATGGATTAGCTGAGATTGTCATTGTGACTCATAAAGGTTCTAAAAAAGATTTCCAAGAGATTTTATCTCAACTATCTGAGCTGTCTGTCGTTAAAGAAGTTAAAAGTACGTATCGTGTAGAAGGGAACGGTTTAGGATGA
- a CDS encoding YuzD family protein, producing the protein MKSKVEICVYGAEVLCPSCVNMPSSKETYEWLDAALSRKYPNQPFSITYIDIHSPPNEVEKQQMAEKILNDEYFYPLVTINGEIVGEGNPRLKNVYVEMEKHGYKPKEEANE; encoded by the coding sequence ATGAAATCAAAAGTAGAAATTTGCGTATATGGGGCAGAAGTATTATGTCCGAGCTGTGTAAATATGCCATCTTCAAAAGAAACATATGAATGGCTTGATGCAGCATTATCAAGAAAATATCCAAATCAACCATTTAGTATCACATACATTGACATTCATTCACCTCCTAACGAGGTAGAAAAACAACAAATGGCGGAAAAGATATTGAATGATGAATATTTTTATCCGCTCGTAACAATAAACGGTGAAATTGTTGGAGAAGGAAACCCGCGTTTAAAAAATGTTTATGTAGAGATGGAAAAACACGGTTACAAGCCGAAAGAAGAAGCGAATGAATGA
- a CDS encoding YuiA family protein yields MKKMTEMAKTQCPYCNGKGYFQLVLGGSETCENCQGTGKKS; encoded by the coding sequence ATGAAGAAGATGACAGAGATGGCGAAGACACAATGTCCGTATTGTAACGGGAAAGGGTATTTTCAACTCGTTTTAGGTGGATCGGAAACATGTGAAAATTGTCAAGGGACTGGGAAAAAGTCATAA
- the yumC gene encoding ferredoxin--NADP reductase 2, whose product MNEDQKVFDITIIGGGPVGLFTAFYGGMRQASVKIIESLPQLGGQLSALYPEKYIYDVAGFPKIRAQELINNLKEQMEKFDQTVCLEQEVQGVEKQADGIFKLTTNKEVHYTKTIIITAGNGAFQPRKLQLDEAINFENTNLHYFVDDLNKFAGKRVAVCGGGDSAVDWALMLEPIAEKVTVIHRRDKFRAHEHSVENLLNSQATVLTPFVPTELIGNERIEQLVLEEVKGDRKEVIDVDDVIVNFGFVSSLGPIKNWGLNIEKNSIVVNSKMETNIPGIYAAGDICTYEGKVKLIASGFGEAPTAVNNAKAYIDPNARVQPMHSTSMFN is encoded by the coding sequence GTGAACGAGGATCAAAAAGTGTTTGATATTACGATTATCGGAGGAGGTCCAGTTGGACTGTTCACAGCATTTTATGGGGGAATGAGACAGGCTTCTGTGAAAATTATCGAAAGTTTACCTCAATTGGGCGGTCAGCTTTCTGCATTATACCCTGAAAAATACATATATGATGTAGCAGGGTTTCCTAAGATTAGAGCGCAAGAACTAATTAATAACTTAAAAGAACAAATGGAGAAGTTTGATCAAACAGTTTGTCTTGAACAGGAAGTACAAGGGGTAGAAAAACAAGCAGATGGTATTTTCAAACTGACTACGAATAAAGAAGTACATTACACAAAAACGATTATTATTACAGCTGGAAACGGTGCGTTTCAGCCGAGAAAATTACAACTTGACGAAGCTATAAATTTTGAAAATACAAACCTTCACTACTTTGTAGATGATTTAAATAAATTTGCCGGGAAGAGGGTAGCTGTTTGCGGTGGTGGAGACTCTGCAGTAGATTGGGCGTTAATGCTAGAGCCGATTGCTGAGAAAGTAACGGTCATTCACCGCCGTGACAAGTTCAGAGCTCATGAGCACAGTGTCGAAAATCTACTGAACTCACAAGCAACGGTCTTAACACCTTTCGTTCCAACTGAACTGATTGGTAACGAGCGTATCGAACAACTCGTACTAGAAGAAGTAAAAGGTGACCGAAAAGAAGTCATCGATGTCGATGATGTCATCGTAAACTTCGGCTTCGTTTCTTCATTAGGTCCTATTAAGAACTGGGGACTGAACATTGAGAAAAACTCCATTGTCGTAAACTCTAAAATGGAGACGAACATCCCGGGTATTTATGCAGCAGGCGATATTTGCACATACGAAGGAAAAGTAAAATTAATAGCTAGCGGGTTTGGAGAAGCACCAACCGCTGTCAACAATGCAAAAGCATATATTGATCCAAACGCTCGTGTGCAGCCTATGCATAGTACAAGTATGTTTAACTAA
- a CDS encoding NupC/NupG family nucleoside CNT transporter encodes MNILWGLLGIAVIFVIAFIFSTSKKSINLRTVLGGLAIQLLFGFIVLKWEVGRQAFQAVTNAVQNVVNYANAGTSFLFGSLTDPTQATGFIFAFNVLTLIIFFSALISVLYYLGIMQWVIRIIGGALSKLLGTSKAESMSAAANIFVGQTEAPLVVKPYIKSMTKSELFAVMTGGLASVAGSVLFGYAALGVPLEYLLAASFMAAPAGLIMAKMMVPETEKPETLEGFKMESDEDAANVIDAAAKGASTGLQLALNVGAMLLAFIALIALLNGILGGIGGFFGLENLTLELILGYVFAPLAFVIGVPWEEALQAGSYIGQKLIVNEFVAYSSFAPEIANLSDKTVAVISFALCGFANLSSIAILLGGLGGLAPNRRQDIARLGIRAIFAGTLANLLSAAIAGMFIL; translated from the coding sequence ATGAACATTTTATGGGGTCTTTTAGGCATTGCAGTTATTTTTGTAATCGCTTTTATTTTCTCCACAAGCAAGAAGAGTATTAATCTTCGTACAGTTCTTGGTGGATTAGCGATACAGTTACTTTTTGGATTTATTGTATTAAAGTGGGAGGTCGGACGTCAAGCCTTCCAAGCAGTGACGAATGCAGTTCAAAATGTTGTTAACTATGCGAATGCAGGAACGTCATTCTTATTTGGAAGTTTAACAGATCCGACTCAAGCAACAGGTTTTATCTTTGCTTTTAACGTATTAACGTTAATTATTTTCTTCTCTGCGTTAATTTCTGTTTTATACTATTTAGGAATTATGCAATGGGTAATTCGCATCATCGGTGGTGCGTTATCTAAGCTACTAGGTACAAGTAAAGCAGAGTCTATGTCAGCTGCTGCGAATATTTTCGTAGGTCAAACAGAAGCTCCTTTAGTTGTTAAGCCATACATTAAGAGCATGACAAAATCTGAGCTATTTGCTGTTATGACAGGTGGATTAGCATCTGTAGCAGGTTCTGTATTATTCGGTTACGCAGCTTTAGGTGTTCCTTTAGAATATTTATTAGCTGCAAGTTTCATGGCTGCTCCAGCTGGGTTAATCATGGCCAAAATGATGGTTCCAGAAACAGAAAAGCCTGAAACATTAGAAGGATTCAAAATGGAAAGCGATGAAGATGCGGCAAACGTAATTGATGCAGCAGCAAAAGGTGCTTCAACAGGTTTACAACTTGCTTTAAACGTTGGTGCGATGTTACTTGCGTTTATCGCTCTTATCGCATTGCTTAACGGAATTCTAGGTGGAATCGGTGGATTCTTCGGATTAGAAAACTTAACATTAGAACTGATTTTAGGATATGTATTTGCACCACTTGCATTTGTCATTGGTGTTCCTTGGGAAGAAGCGTTACAAGCTGGAAGTTACATCGGTCAGAAGTTAATCGTGAACGAATTCGTTGCTTACTCTAGCTTTGCTCCTGAGATTGCAAACTTATCTGATAAGACAGTTGCGGTTATCTCATTCGCTCTTTGTGGATTCGCAAACCTTTCTTCAATCGCAATCTTATTAGGTGGTTTAGGTGGATTAGCACCGAACCGTCGTCAAGATATTGCTCGTCTAGGTATTCGTGCAATTTTTGCAGGTACTTTAGCAAACTTATTAAGTGCAGCAATTGCTGGTATGTTCATTCTATAA
- a CDS encoding HesB/IscA family protein, whose product MSDIITLTEAAAFQIKDMMKEHEEESAYLRIGVKGGGCSGLSYGMGFDHEKNENDTLIEQHGLSILMDEESIAIMKGTTIDYKQSLMGGGFTIDNPNAIAQCGCGSSFRTATNEGTPEEC is encoded by the coding sequence ATGTCTGACATTATTACATTAACTGAAGCAGCTGCTTTTCAAATAAAAGATATGATGAAAGAACATGAGGAAGAATCTGCATATTTACGTATCGGTGTTAAAGGTGGAGGCTGTAGTGGGCTTTCGTATGGAATGGGTTTTGACCACGAAAAAAATGAAAACGATACGCTAATTGAACAACACGGATTATCTATTTTAATGGACGAAGAAAGTATTGCCATTATGAAGGGAACAACGATTGATTATAAGCAATCCTTAATGGGCGGTGGCTTTACCATCGATAACCCGAACGCTATCGCTCAATGTGGGTGTGGTTCATCGTTCCGTACAGCTACGAATGAAGGAACGCCTGAAGAGTGTTAG
- a CDS encoding NAD(P)/FAD-dependent oxidoreductase, with amino-acid sequence MKKLVLLGGGYGGMRILHRLLPNQLPSDVEITLIDKNPYHCLKTEYYALAAGTISDQHVRVSFPEHEQLKSVFGEVIGIDREQKLVHLKNEESIPYDDLVIGLGCEDKYHNVPGADQYTYSIQTIDSSRETYQILNNLGCGATVCIVGAGLSGVELASELRESRSDIQIKLFDRGKVILSSFPERLSQYVQNWFEEHGVEVINGANITKVEPNIVYNHDQPVECDVVVWTAGIQPNRVVREMDVEKDAQGRVVLTKHHHLPTDDHIFVVGDCASLPHAPSAQLAEAQAEQIVQVLVKRWNNEPLPEEFPPFKLKGVLGSLGKKAGFGVLGERALTGRVPRLLKSGVLWMYKYHNG; translated from the coding sequence ATGAAAAAACTCGTGCTTCTTGGAGGCGGATACGGTGGTATGCGTATCCTTCATCGGCTTCTACCAAATCAATTACCTAGTGATGTAGAAATTACATTAATTGATAAGAACCCTTACCACTGCTTAAAAACGGAATATTATGCGCTTGCTGCGGGAACGATTTCAGACCAACATGTTCGTGTTTCATTTCCAGAACATGAACAATTAAAATCGGTATTCGGGGAAGTAATTGGAATCGATCGCGAGCAAAAGCTTGTTCATTTAAAGAATGAGGAATCCATTCCATACGACGATTTAGTGATTGGATTAGGGTGTGAAGATAAATATCATAATGTCCCTGGAGCTGATCAATATACATACAGTATACAAACAATCGATAGTTCAAGAGAAACATATCAAATTTTAAATAATTTAGGTTGTGGCGCAACCGTATGTATTGTTGGTGCTGGGCTTAGTGGTGTTGAACTAGCAAGTGAATTACGAGAAAGCCGTTCGGATATTCAAATCAAACTTTTTGACCGCGGGAAAGTGATTTTATCTAGCTTTCCTGAACGTTTAAGCCAATATGTTCAAAATTGGTTTGAAGAGCATGGTGTTGAGGTCATTAACGGTGCAAATATCACAAAAGTCGAGCCGAACATTGTTTATAATCACGATCAACCTGTTGAATGTGATGTAGTCGTTTGGACTGCAGGTATTCAACCTAATCGAGTAGTTCGAGAGATGGATGTGGAAAAGGATGCTCAAGGACGTGTCGTTTTAACGAAGCATCATCACTTACCAACAGATGACCATATTTTTGTTGTAGGGGATTGTGCAAGTTTACCGCACGCTCCAAGCGCACAGCTTGCGGAAGCCCAAGCAGAGCAAATTGTTCAAGTTCTTGTAAAACGTTGGAATAATGAACCACTTCCGGAAGAGTTTCCTCCGTTTAAATTAAAAGGTGTATTAGGTTCCCTTGGGAAAAAAGCAGGATTCGGTGTTTTAGGAGAGCGCGCATTAACAGGCCGTGTTCCACGATTATTAAAGTCTGGCGTCTTATGGATGTACAAATATCATAACGGATAA